The Solanum lycopersicum chromosome 2, SLM_r2.1 DNA window atcaacttgcataacaatatttgtatatgctctatgcattttgaatctatttaatccttatgaagactataaataagttttccaaaaacttatataggctttagattttgaactcatcagatattttcatctcaatttTGTTAAGTGACAACATTCAATGttagatgtatgacatcttctagtgcctagattgcaagtcaaataagctttaCTCATACCAAGATGCACCATTTCACTTTTCacttaataattatttctacaccaGCATGTTTTAATAGTCGTacaatttatatcataataatcttttacaatattgtgtgctattgtatcaaagataaCGTCAATGATATGTCATTTTGCATTGATTCACAATACGACATAACTTATTAAGATctcattacttcattatttttaggtagctacccctctcatgaggtttcatagagggttaataataataatatcaataataataataataataataataataataatagtaataataataatgatgatgatgatgatgatgatgatgatgataatgataatattaataataataataatgataacaaggataataataataataataataataataataataataataataatattaacaataataataataacaataataataacaataaaaataataataataatgacattaataataataataatagtaataataataacaataatagtaaaaataagaataataataatattaataaaataataatcataattattattataataataatgataaggataaccataataataataattaattataataataataacaataataataataataataacaataataataataataataataaataatagtaataaaaaaaataataacaataataataataacaataataataataaaaataacaataataataataatagtaaaaacaataaaaataacaataataataataataacaataataataataataataacaataataataataagaataataataataataagaacaataataataataatgataataataataacaataataataataataaaaataataataattaataataacaataataataataacaataataataataattataataataataacaataataataataataataataattaataataataataataataatattaataataacaataataataatatttataacaacaataacaataataatagtaataataataataacaataataataataataaaataataataataataataacaataataataataataaaaaataataataataataacaataataataataataataataataatgatgatgataatgaagatgacgatgataataataataataataatattaacaataataataataattataacaacaataacaataataataataataacaataataataataataattaatagtaataataataataataatattaataataacagtaataaaaataaaaataataagaaaaagaataacagtaataataataataataatagtaataacaataataataataataatgagaacaataataataataattattattattataataataataacaacaacaacaacaacaatactaataataacaataataataatgataataataaaaacaataataataataataataataattaaaaatattaataattacaataataataataataataataataatatttagaacaacaacaacaaaaacaataataataataataattaataataataaaaaaataataacaacaataacaataataataataataacaacaacaataataataataataaaaataatattaataataataatagtaatagtaataaaaataacaataataagaagaagaataacagtaataataataataataataacaataataatagtaaagaaaataataaaaataataataattacaataataataataacaacaacaacaacaacaacaacaacaacaacaataataataataataataacaataatagtaaaaataattataataataaaaaaaaatattaataataataagaagaagaagaagaataacaataataataataattaattataataataaccataataataatgatgataataataataattataatattataataataataataataataattagaagatgaagaagaagaataacattaataataatacttaattttaataataacaataataacaatgatgataataatagtaataataaaataataataataataatagtaataataataataattagaagaagaaaaataagaataacaataataataataattaattataataataacaataataataatgataataataataacaataataataataataattaattataataataacaataataataataattaattataataataacaataataataatgatattctCCTATTGTTCTCAAGAGGTGATATGGAGTCTATTAAGATGCTGCAAAGATGTTTTTCAGACTTCTCTCAAGCCTCAGGATTGCAAGCATATCTACTGTGGAGGAGTACAAATGGAGATAAAGCAGCAGATTATGCATCAATTGGGCTACACAATGGAGGAACTGCCTCTCAAAAATGTCCTATGCTGGAAGAGCATAATTGATTAAGACAGTCTTGTTTAGAGTACAATCTTATTGGGCACAGTTATTTATCATACCAGCTAAGATAATAAAAGTGATTGAAGGAATATGCAGAAGCTACTTATGGTCAGGGGTTGGAGAGGTTACAAAGAAGGCATTGATAGCATGGGAGAAAGTGTGCTGTCCTAAAAGTGAAGGAGGAATAGGATTGATTAATCTAAAGATATGGAATAGAGCTGCAATTGCTAAACTATGTTGGGATCTAGCTAACAAGGAAGATAAACTTTGGATCAAATGCATACTATATAAAAGGGCAAAGAGAATGGCAGAGGAGGAAACAAGCAAGCTGGATGATACAAAAAATCATGAGTGCACAACAAAATGTGGAGCAAGGCCAGCAGCTACAAATGAAGAATAAAGGGGTGATTAGACAATTGTATGAACACATGAAGGGAGAACAACAAAAGCCAGTATGGAGATGTCTTATGTTCAACAATGTTGCAAGACCAAAAGCTTACTTCACAATGTGGATCATGCTGAATCAAAGGCTGGTAACAGTGGATAGACTAGCTCAGTGGGGAATTGAAGTAGAGAAGATTTGTGTGATGTgcaagaatgaagaagaaactgCTGAGCATCTGTTTCTACAATGTGACTATGCAAGAAGAATATGGGAGAGATTGTTAAGTTCAATGGAGAAACAAACTGAAGTTCCACTGACTTGGGAACAATTTGTGCAATGGTGCATTATACATGGGAAAGGGAAGAGGCCAGCTGCTCAAATGTTCAAGGCTATACTTGCTGAAGGTATATATGGATTGTGGATGGAGAGAAATAATCGAATCTTTGAACACAAGAGTAGAAATGAGGAACAAATTGTTAAAGAGATAAGCTACACTACTATTGTAAGAACTCAGCATATGGTAGTTAAGTAGTTAGACGAGTAGATGTAGGTGTTGAGTCTGTTTTACAAGTTTTGTTAAGGTTGAAGTATGCTGTGATAGCTACTTGGTTTGTATGGCTTGTTCttggtaattaataaaatgtagtaacgaaaaaaaaatgatgataataataataataattaacaatcataataataataataactgtaataataataataataaaaatcacaataataacaataataatactaataatagtaaaaacaataataacaaaaataataataataataacaataataataagaaaaatattagtaaaataatgacaataatgataataataataataataatgatgatgattaatattaaatattattattattattataacaataataataataataataataataaaaaaaataattattattataacaacaataccaataataataataactataataattataacaacaataataattaatagttataataataataataataataatattaataataataataataacaataataacaataataacaacaataataataataaaaataatgataatattgatactaataataataataacaataataataatgatgatgatgatgatgatgataataataataataataataataataataataataataattattataatgataataatattaacaataataatattaataataataattaataataacaataatgacaataataataacaacaatagtaagaataataataataatgatgatgatgataataataaaatagtaataattataacaataacaataataataatcatgatgataattaataataataattattattattataataacaataataataatagtaatgaaaataataattactattataacaacaataccaataataataataactataataataataataataataataataattaatagttataataataataataataataatattaataataataataataataacaataataacaataataataataataataataataataataataataataataatgataataatgatactaataataataataataataataataataataatgataatgatgatgatgataataataataataataataatgataataatattaataataataattaataataataataatgacaataataataacaacaatagtaagaataataataataatattaatgataataataaaatagtaataattatatcaataacaataataataataataataataattaaaataataataacaaaaataacaataataataacaattatttataataataacaataataataatgataataataataataataataattaataataataataataatgataataaaaataacattaataataataataataacaataataataacaacgatgataataataataacaataacaataatattaataatgataataataataacaataataataataataaaaattaataataataataataataataatattaaaaataataataataataataatagtaatagtaataaaaataacagtaataagaagaagaataacagtaataataataataataataataataataacaataataataataatgagaataataataataataataataataataataataataatcataacaataataacaataataataataagaataattataataataataataacaataataataataatgataataataaaaagaataataataataataataataaagataataatgatactaataataataataatgatgatgatgatgataatgatgatgatgatgatgataataataataataataataataatagtaataataataataacaataataataattattataacaacaataacaatgataataataacaataataataataataatataataataataatacataacagtaataataataataatatttaaaataataataataatattaataataatagtaataaaaataaaaataataagaagaagaataacagtaataataataataataataataaaaaccataataattataatgagaacaataataataattattattattattataataataataacaacaacaacaacaacaacaacaataataataataataacaataataataataataataataacaataaaaatagtaattataataataataattaataataataataataataacaataataataataataataaaaataacaataatattaatatttaaaacaacaacaacaacaacaacaacaataataataataataataataattaataataataataataaataataataataataataataacaataaaaataataataataataataacaacaacactaataataataataaagaaaatatttaattgtaataataataataataataaaaataatattaataataataatagtaaaaaaaataacaataataagaagaagaagaacagtaataataataataataataataataataaaattaataatagtaaagaaaaaaataaaaatataataaaaaaattataataatattaataataataataagaagaagaagaagaagaagaagaagaagaagaagaacaacaataataataattgattatataataaccataataataatggtaataataataataattataatataataataataattagaagatgaagaataagaataataataataattaattttaataataacaataataataatgatgataataataataataataatataataataataataataaaaataacaataataataatatttaaaacaacaacaacaacaacaacaacaacaacaacaataataataataataataaataataataataataataataataataataacaacaataaaaataataataataacaacaacaacaacaataataataataataattaattgtaataataataataatattaaaaataatattaataataataattgtaatagtaataaaaataacaataataataagaagtagaacagtaataataataataataataataaaattaataatagtaaagaaaataataaaaataataataattacaataataataataataattattattattattataataagaataataataataaataaataaaataataataataatgataataataataacaataataataataataataatgtataataacaataatagtaaaaataaaaataatattaaaaataaaaaaataataataatattattaataataataataataataagaagaagaagaagaagaagaagaagaataacaataataataataattaattatataataaacataataataatgataataataataataattataatataataataataataattattattattattattataataataattagaagatgaagaataagaataacaattataataataattaattttaataataacaataataataatgatgataataataataattatataataattataataatagtaataataattagaagaagaagaataagaattacaataataataataattaattatcataaaaacaataataataatgatagtaataataattaataataataataataataattagaagaagaagaataagaataacagtaataataataataaattataataacaacaataataataatgataataataataataataataataataataacaactgtaataataataataataaaaataacaataataatattaataataataataatagtaaaaacaataataataacaataataataataattacaataataataatatgaataataataagaataataataataataacaataataataataataataatgattattaataataattattattattattactattataacaataataataataataaaaataataattattattataacaacaataccaataataataataactataaaataataataataataataataataataaaaataataataataataataataacaacactaataataataataataaaaatatttaattgtaataataataataataaaaataatattaataataatagtaataaaaataacaataataagaagaagaagaacagtaataataataataataataaaattaataatagtaaagaaaataataaaaataataataattacaataataataataataataacaataataattataataagaataatatcaataataataataaattaaataaaaataataatgataataataataacaataataataatgataattaataataacaataatagtaaaaataaaaattatattaaaaataaaaaaataataataatattaataataataataataagaagaagaagaagaagaagaagaataacaataataattataattaattatataataaccataataataatggtaataataataataattatattataataataataataataataataataattagaagatgaagaataagaataacaataataataataattaattttaataataacaataataataatgatgatgataataataataataatataataataacaataataataaaaataagaataataataatatttaaaacaacaacaacaacaacaacaacaacaacaacaacaataataataataataataataattaataataataataataataattataataacaacaataaaaataataataataataacaacaacaacaataataataataataataattaattgtaataataataataatattaaaaataatattaataataataatagtaatagtaataaaaataacaataataagaagaagaagaacagtaataataataataataataataaaattaataatagtaaagaaaataataaaaataataataattacaatattaataataataataattattattattataagaataataataataataataataataaataaaataataataataatgataataataataacaataataataataataataatgtataataacaataatagtaaaaataaaaataatattaaaaataaaaaattaataataatattaataataataataataagaagaagaagaagaagaagaagaagaagaataacaataataataataattaattatataataaccataataataatgataataataataataataattataatataataatcataataataataataattaaaataattagaagatgaagaataagaataacaattataataataattaattttaataataacaataataataatgatgataataataataattatataataataataataatagtaataataattagaagaagaagaagaagaattacaataataataataataataattaattataataataacaataataataataatgataataataataataataatgataattaataataataataataataattagaagaagaagaataagaataacaataataataataattaattataataacaacaataataataatgataatcctaataataataataattaataataataataataacaactgtaataataataataatgaaaataacaataataatattaataataataatagtaaaaataataataataacaataataataataattacaataataataatacgaataataataagaatagtaacaataataataataataataacaataataataataatgacgattattagtaattattattattattacttttataacaataattataataataaaaataataattattattataacaacaataccaataataataattactataataataataataataataataataataatattaataataataataataataacaataataacaataataataacaataacaataataaatataataataataataataataataatgatactaataataataataacaataataatgataatgatgatgatgatgatgataatgataataataataataataataataataatattaataataataatattaataataataattaataataataatactaacaataataataatactacaataatagtaataataataacaatagtaaaaataataataataacaataaaatagtaataattataacaataataataataatgataaaaataataataataagaataacaataataataataattaattataataataacaataataataatgataataataataataataattaataataataataatagtaacagtaataataataatgataataataataataatgattataacaatgataataataataataataataatgaaaataataataataaaattaataataattataataataattattattattaatataataatggtaataataataataataataataataataataatattaataataataataataagaagaagaagaagaagaagaataacaataataataataataataattaattatataataaccataataataataataataataataataataataataattataataatataataataataataataataataaatagaagatgaagaataagaataacaataataataataattaattataataataacaataataataatgataataataataataataataattaataataataataatagtaacagtaataataataatgataataataataataatgattataacaatgataataataataataataatgaaaataataataataaaattaataataattataataataattattattattaatataataatggtaataataataataataataaataaaaaaaagatcatCCTCTCCAAATGCTCTCGGCGCAGGTTAACTAGCGTGCGCAGTGAAGGTGGAAAATGACGAGGGGAAGGGGAAGGGGACGTGGAAGAGGCCGGAAAATGTCAATAATGACAGTTGGTAGCTCAGTTGGAGCTCAGGTTGAAGCAGCAGATCATCAACAAGCTCAAAGTGTAGAACAGAACCATGATGATGGATTGAGTGTGAGTGTTGAAACAGCTAGGCGATTGAGCCTAGATTCTGTAATGGAAGAAGAGGTTGAGTGTGAGAACTCAGATCTAATGAAAATAGCAGCTGAGAACAAGATGGAAAACAATAGAACAGATGTTATGAAGCAATATGGAAACATTATAGTTGAAGAAAGTATGGGAATAAGAGGAGAAGAAGGGAGCAAGGAGAAAGAACCATGGGtcaatatgtttaaaaacaatCGTGCTGCTAACAATGGTATGCAGCTGAACTATTTCCCTCCACAAACAGTTAATGGAGAAACAATGGTGCAGTTCGAAGGGAAAGAAGTTCAGGATGAAGAAGCAAAGTGGAAGTGTGCACTCATAGCCTATATAGTGGGTGAGTGTCCTGGATATAATGTTATGAATAGGTACATAATGATGAACTGGACCAAAGCAGGGAAACCAACATTGTATCTTCATGAGGAAGGTTACTTCATTGTGAAGTTTCAGAACCTGGATGATATGAATGAGATACTATTCTCAGGTCCATACACTATAAACAATAGACCCATTATTCTAAAACAGTGGTGCCCAGATTTTGATTTTGGGAAAGAATTTTTAGCTGAAATTCCATTATGGGTAAATTTTCCAAGGTTGCCTCTTAATTGTTGGGGAGTTGGATCACTGAGTAGAATAGCAAGTGCTATTGGGGTACCTATATTTGTTGATGAGTGCACAACAAAGCAAACAAGAATCTCTTATGCTAGAATGCTGATTGAAGTGGATGTTACTAAAACCATTCCTCAGCAGATTACAGTAGTTGATCCTAATGGAAGAACTTTTGTGCAAGAAGCTGTGATGGAGTGGAAACCACAGTACTGTGATAAATGCCAGAAGATTGGACATCAGTGTAAATCAGTAACACAGGAGGAGATGCCAAAGAAGAGAAAGCCTTGGAAGAAAGTCACACAGACATGGCAGTACAAAGGGCCAATACAACAGCAGGGGAAGACAGATGAAGGCATGAAAAAGCCTGAAGAAGATGGGAAGAATGTAGAGAAAGAGGTTCAAGAGATAGAGAATGAAGAGGTACATGTTTTTAAACAAACACCTGAGATCAATCTGAGGCCTCAGACTGGTAGTAAA harbors:
- the LOC138341915 gene encoding uncharacterized protein; protein product: MSAQQNVEQGQQLQMKNKGVIRQLYEHMKGEQQKPVWRCLMFNNVARPKAYFTMWIMLNQRLVTVDRLAQWGIEVEKICVMCKNEEETAEHLFLQCDYARRIWERLLSSMEKQTEVPLTWEQFVQWCIIHGKGKRPAAQMFKAILAEGIYGLWMERNNRIFEHKSRNEEQIVKEISYTTIVRTQHMVVK